DNA sequence from the Strigops habroptila isolate Jane chromosome 4, bStrHab1.2.pri, whole genome shotgun sequence genome:
TTGTCAGGTCAGCCAACAGTCCAGTGGTTGCCAGACAAGTTGACAGGTCAATCCAGAGAATAGGGGTCCAGGTCAGCAAGATCTACTGCCAGActcaggcacagctgcaggatAGCTCAAGCAAGGGCCAAGGGTGAGGGCTTGAGCTTAAACAGAGCTTGCAGGCAGGGACTGGGGAGCCCTCAAGAAGACTTCtcatggcttcttttttttatacatCCTACTTCATAACCGTGTGAtcccaggctggagctgctctgtacCAGAGCTGGGTTTGAGCATAGGCAGCCAAACCCTGGGGAGGTGGGAGTGTAAGAATCTGCATGGTCTCAATACTTTAGACATTCATACTCTCTACTGAAGTACAGAACCTGTGTAAGCTGTGCTAAAACTGACTTGCTGAAATGCTTATGCAGAGAGGACCAGGTGAATTTCCGTGGATTCATGAGGACACTAGCCCACTTCCGACCCATAGAAGATAATGAAAAGAGCAAAGACCAGAATGGACCAGAACCACTGAACAGCCGAAGTAACAAGCTCCACTGTAAGAAATGTGAACCTTCCTGTTGgagcaattatttttccttttttttgtgatgtgtggggttttttttgtttgttttgttttctgggaagTGAGTGAAGGCATTTGGGGTCTTCTGTAGAGTCCTTCCCCATGGAAGGATATCCTCTAATACATGATTAAATGGTTCACCTGCAAAGTCATTTCAGATTTAGAAGCACCATCCCTTACATGAATGGtcttttctgccattttctccagttttccaTATAATACAGGGCTTTTTCCTTACCTTCAGCTGAGTACTTTCTTGAGTGTTTGGATGACTGCCTACAGCATATGAGCAGACTGCTCTTGCTCACTAATCAAAGTTGGCAACAGTTTCCTCAGAGCACTTAAAATTTCTGTCTTATCTCATGCAGGATATAGTCAAAGAGAATTAATGGTAATGTAAAAATGGTTGGCTCTGAGGTTAAAGGACTGAATGTATCTTAGTGCTAATTATACTTCCATGACTCGGGACATTAAAGAAATACCTCTGCAAGCACAGTGCTTCTGAAAAGTACTCTTACTGAGTACTTCACTAAGATTTTTCACTGGCAATAATTTTACTCCTGTATGCAGTAATAACActatgaaactgaaaatgaatttttatggGGAATTGAAATTCTAAGCTAATTCTCTTAAAATAACTTAGtaacacttgcttttcttttataagtGTATtgctacaaagaaaaataatagcacTTGAATTAAACTgcttattcttttcttccctgtagtTGCTTTTCGGTTATATGATCTAGATAAAGATGACAAGATTTCCAGGGATGAGCTTCTTCAGGTAAATAGCACAGGGCTGCTTTGAATGACTCCATCCTGACCTTTTGTGTGACTACTCTCTTCGTTCTAAATGGGTGTGGAGTTACAACAGTCTTCTCAAAAGAGGAAATTTGGTGACTAATTGCTTATCTCTGGTTTAAAGCTTTATATATAGTGCGAGACTTTGATCTCATTTGGTAGCCTAGGTTGTTCTGTCAGACTGGGAATGCTAGATTCATGTTTAAACCAGAGCGTTAGGTTAAGCAGATTCTGTTGGAAATGATACCTAAATATCCAACAAATACACTAAGCCCCTTATGAACTACCTTCTATTCTAATAGAACTTCACAGGGATAGTCCTTGAGGTTGTTTGGCTGATCCTCTGTGCATCCTCTCAATAGAATAAAACTTGAAATTGCAGCAAAGGTAATCAAAGTTCATCACTGCTGCATATATACATGAAACTAGGCTTGAGCTAGGAGTAATGACATACTACTAATCCTGGGAAGTAGACGTGGCAATTTGTGGTTCCTGTTGCAGGACAAGGATTTGCTTTTGACTGAAATTGCTCTCTATCTGCACAGGAAATACTAACTGTAGAGAGTAATGGCAGTTATCATTTGACCATATACTTAAAAGCTTCCTGCAGGCAACTATCTCAACAGCAGATACTTGATTAAATGTTGGTACgttttgtggggaaaaatatAGACAAAAGCATTGGAACAAAACATACTCATTCCTAGTTCCAGAAGCTTTCTCATACTCTGCCTCTTCCTGCTGTCTAGTGAAAAGGCAGGATTCTTTGTTGAAGGTGGCTGCAGAAGGAAACTCTTTCCTGAAAGCAGTGATGTACAAAGGACAAATAAAAGTCTGTCTAGAAATGACTTCCGTGAAAATCCTCCAGGATTGTTCTTGTATGGTGTTATTTCAACAGTGTACACAAGAAACAGCACTAAGAATACTTCTATTCCTATATCAATAATGGctattctgttttcattacaaaaatagTAATCTGGGGAATTCTGTATGTTTCAGGTATTACGGATGATGGTTGgtgtaaatatttcagatgaGCAGCTGGGCAGCATTGCCGACAGGACAATCCAGGAAGCTGATCAAGATGGAGATAGTGCCATCTCCTTTGCAGAGTTTGTAAAGGTTGGTAAACTACACTGTTAATGACTAAAGGAAACTGCTCAGTAATGGGCAAGTCATTCAGACTTAAATGCAAATGGAAACAGAGAGGAAGTTGTTCAAATAGTCCTGCCTGAATTTGGGCAAAGCAAGCTTTCTGCTGGCTcgttttcttcccttcttcatcAGGAcccttttttttatattgtcaGGGTACTAATAATTAGTCCATATGTTCCTTCATGCTCTTACGTGAAGAAACATATGCCGTAGCTCTTACAAGCTGAATTACTGAATTACTGAATACACTGCAGAATTTCCACTTTTTGCAACCACTTCTTTCTACAGAAGTAGCCTGACTAGCACAGTTACAACAGAGTAATTCTTCTCCTCTACTTGTGCTGATCAGTTTTCACTTGTAGATTTTATCTTGTTAGCAAAACAACTAATACTAGCATTCAAGTTCCTAGTTCTAGTCCTTTGAATTACATCTTTTGTTAGTCAGAAATAGGTAATAGTAAGGAACCATTACATAGTCAGTGGAGAAAGCTGCTATAGCAGAGCAGTTTCAACTACCTAATGTAGATGGCATTGACAAGAGGAACCAGACTCATCTTGGAGGTGGACCTGAGGCAACAGAAACAAGTTGCAACATAGGAAATTCTGGTTAGCTATGAGGAAGACTTTTTACCAAGAGGATGATCATAGCTGCTGAAGATGTAGAACCTCTTTCATGGAGAAACTTAAAACTTAACTGGACAAGGCCCaaagcaacctgatctagctggTCCTGCTTTAAGTAAGAGTTGAGGGAATTGACTAAAAGACCTCAAGtcttttcaaatttaaattacTCTCATCTTAGAACAGTGAAGTCTACTGCCTGGAGCAGGCTGTCTTTGTACCTCAGTGTTAATAGCAATTCAGTGAATGAAGTTGTCACCTCAGTTTTACAATGATTTGTGTTAGTGATGCTGTGCTCTTGATTTTAGCTCTTCAGTGACTGCTCATGCCCCTTCCTCTGCTCCgttcttccttctgtttcctgCCTGTGCATTCCCACACAATCTAATTTTGGGAATCCAAGCCTTTCTGGGCTTTTGGCAGACTGAAAGTGCATAAGTTACATGTTGGTTGACAGCCTTTGTCCAGCTTTAATGGATgaagtttctttctttggaagGACCTTAGTCCAGAATGAAAAACAGCAGTCTGTAGATGAAAGACCAGCATGCCAAATTGAAGACATCCCATCTTCCTGCCCACTTCCTCTACACTAGAGTAAGAAACCTTGTAGGAGAGAAGTATGCACAGTAACTTAAGTAGctgtttctgaattttattgCAGGTTTTGGAGAAGGTGGATGTAGAGCAGAAAATGAGCATTCGATTTCTTCACTGATGGATGGAGAGCCTGTTCCTTTGTACCCCTATTATAATGAATAgaacttcattttctccttaGCACCTTCCCCCAGAGCGTTGCTACTGGTGCATATACAGTACATCTCCAACCCCTCCCTGATTTGTTCTACCAATGTGAACATTCCCTGTGCATCAGGAACAAAGGGAAATGGCTGCCATGAAACTTGGAAAGgagcatttttttaaatcttttccttcaggtttttttttttttaatcctttctccCTTGGCTCCTTCTGCACTACTGTTTCAGCAAAAATGTCTCTCCTTATGTACTGCTGTTTAATCTACAAACTGATTCTTCTGAGCTCTGAATCAGAATGGAAAACGGGAACATGCCACAGAAATGCCCTCTGAAACATTTTGGAGACAAGCATCTACTCAAATACTAGGTGCAGTGATAAACGATTCACTTTTGTTTCCAGTAGCAATACCATGTTACAACTGCCTTTCCCGCCCCCCCACTTTCCCATTTGGCTCTTTACATGCAGATGTGTTTCTTCCAAGTCTGCCTTTTACTTGAGGACTTCTCAATTTCTAAGGTTTCATTGTACAACTAGCACTGAATGCATGATGGTGGCCTGGAGTACTTTAAAGTGCTGTGAAtagattttattctttgtgaGATGAATTCACAGGGACAATAGGAGAATCTGTGGCAGAGACAGGCTGTGATGTCCTCAAAAAGAATAGGAATTCTGCACTAAGTTGTTTAAATTGTTCCAGTAGCACATGCAGAAACTTGTTTTTGTCCTTGACAGCCACTGGACCATGAAGTGCCCTCTCCAGGTTACTTTGCTCTAGGATCCTTCCTCCCATCAGGGTGGTTTTGCCTCTGAAACTGTAAACTTGTTTACCAGTGTACATAATGCAAGAAAACTACTCATGCCAAAATCTGGATTTGTAGTTCTGTTACTGCCCCTGGAAATGGTGTGaactgggttgtttttttgcttggttttgttttttttcttttaatcatagTGGCCTgtaattatttacattttccagtATGGAAGTCCTGGTCTGTTAGATTTGTGTTGAGGGTGGTAGCTGTATTTATGAAAGCTCTGGCATAATATGTTCTTCCCCAAATTATATTCTTATCTCAAATATTTTAGGATATATTTCTACACGAATCTTTTAGTAAGTGTAAGATGATTAATACTGATAATATAGTGCTAAAAGTTCAAGTGGTAAAGATCATTGAAGATTCAATAGCACCATAATTTTCTGTGGCTAGATTGGTAAATCATCTCATCCAGTTCAGCTGAAGCATCCTACAGCCTTGGAGATCCTTCCAatgaaaccaaaaaaaccctgggAGCTTCCTTGTTGAAGAATCAGTGTAATAACTGCTTCTCTGTGTCGTGTGTTAACATTTCTATAAATACTTACCAGTCTCAAACTACTCTCAAAtgtgcatttccttttttctcagtTCCTTTAATCATCACTTGTGTTAAAGAATAACATGCAAGTGTCTGAAGGatttgtgatttgttttaagGAATGGAGAAGTGAAATGTTGCACTTCATTGTTTTGCAGAGTGCAGCACAattccagaaagaaatgtaaattaaagACTTCTACTCTGTATGAGAGAGGAACATTATAGTTTTATGACCATGTCATGTAAAATAGGAATGTAACAATATGAACAGACTGAAAAGTTAAAAGTGTTTGTAAGCTTTGTGATTTGCTTAGAAATAGGTGTTGCTCTCTTCTGGCTCCATAGTTGTAACCTACGGTCGTGCCTTATTGTCCCAGTGAGACTGGAAATTGTATTTATCAATCCATAAATAAACCTTCCACtccataaaaaaaatcccacaccaAAATATTCCTGTATGGTAACTGACTATCCTTTAATGATTAGAGAAGTTAAATACCAGTAGAGTGGTGCTAGCAGGCTTTACAAATCAGTTTCTTATCACTGAGCTTTTATTTGGCTGGTAGAGTGGAGGAAACTAGTGTAAAACATGAGCTCCAGAAGAGAGGGCACACACCCATACTACTGCACTATGGATCTTGTAACAACATGAGCTTTACCCCTCCCCATGGTTCCAAActaggctttcttttttttttcccctctccacaGTGTCATAGCATTGTTCTGATTAAAGGGTATATAATACCAATCTAGTTTGTGATGTCTGTCCTTAAGTCCCCACCTTAGGCATCAGGTATTCTTGCTAATGTGCTTTAGGGTGAACACAAATACTCTAATAGGTGcacaaccaacaaaaccaaatggaaCAAAGACCAGCTAACCCTCCTGCaataaaccaaccaacccccaACTATCAGAATTTAACTTTGCTGTTAGCTGTATAAATCACATGGAAGCCACTGAGTATTTTATTCAGTGTCCTGAAATCTGCGTATTTAATATGTAACTTAAAAGGCGGTAGACAGTAAGAGAAGGAGTTTTAGGGTTAAGATGTTAAATTTATGTTGAATTTAAAATTGTTCAAAACTAAGCTATAAATAAACAAGTAAATTTCCACGAAAGTCATACTTTGCTTGGAGAAATTAAGTCTTCTGAGGACTAAAGCTCATCTGTGAAGCTTAGTCAGGAAAAGGAATAAGATTATCAGCTCAAAGGCAGAGCTACTGActatttcatctttctcttaTGGAAGTGCAGTGTAAGGGATAGGTATTTAAATACAGATGAACCATTTCCAAGTCTACTAACAAGCAGGAAGTAAAGTCTGTTACGCTGAGACTCTCTGGATGGATGGCTGCAGAAATGCATGGTTGCTACCAGATTTCATTAGCTGTTACAGTATTATGAAGACTACAGGAAGCAGAAATAGGTTTTAGAATACTGAGAGATGGCAAGTGAGTTGACTTAAATAGTTGTAGGCCCATTAGTGTGGCATTAAGTCtgtgcaaaacaaaatactgtattcAGTACAGGATTTGACTTGTGAAAACCGGGACTAAAAATGATGTTAGTTTCCATAATGTTACAATagaaaatgactttaaaatctgcttttagtTCTTTGAATTGACAACTTTGGTTGGACAGAGgcttgggtgacatagtctaggttgcagtgtccctgcccatgggaggggattggaactagatgatcttaaggccctttccaacccaaactactctcTGATTCTCTAAGCACGTGTGTGGATATAACACTTAAGTTGGcagaagtgtttcattttgtcaGTCTGCACTGAAACACTACTTAGTAGCAAAGTGTGCATTAAATGGATTAAGATTTCAACTGAAAGGGTTTGTAGTAGCTGTCTGCGATGAATCACGGCCAGACGGGGGTGTTTCTCCAGAGTTTTCTGAATGGGTAAGTACTCCTCTTCACACGGTTCCACCCTTCAGCTTGAAGTGTAAAATTACCgctgtttaaaaagaataatagtTTTCGCAGCTGACACAGACCCCGGCGCTGTGAATGAAGGTTGTCATTCACACACCCGACAGCCGCGGGCGGCGCTGGCTCCGCCGGGAATTCGCgcgggcggcggccgcgggcACATTGCTGCGCAATGAAATGGAGGACGGGCAGGCGGGCCGTGCCTGCGGGGCAGCAGCGCAGCGGCTGTCCGGAACCCGCTCCCCGCGCCTCGGCCCCGTGGCTCTATGCGGGTCCCGGCAGAGCTGGCGGGACGCGGCCCCTGCGCCCTCTTCCctgccgggccgggccgcggtCCCTCGCCCCGGGAGCGGCTCCTTTAAATCCCCCTGGAGGTCACTGGAGGATTCTCCCCGGCCAGCCCTGCTCGCGCGGCTCGAGCCAATCCTTTTCCAGGCGTGTGCCCTCCCCGGGACCAATCAGAAAGGAAAGCCTTGGAGGCGGGAGGCCAGCCTCCGTGATGGACGGCGCTGCTGGCCAATCACTGCCCAAACTGGACGGCTGATGCATTGGTGCAGCACCCAATAGGCTTGCGGCCGGAGTAGGCGGGCCCGGCGTCGCCGGGCGCTGCGAGCCCCCCGTCGGGTGGCCGCGGTGAGGAGGGGAAGATGGCGGAGTGAGAGGGAGAGGCggaggggccggggccggcTGCGGCCCCGCGGCCTGGGCCGCGCTCAGGTGAGTGCGGTGGGGAACAACGACGACCTTGGGCGCGGAACCGCACCCAGCCCGGTGCCTGGTGCCCCGCTCCCTGATTGGGTTGGGGCCGGGTGCCCGCGCACCCGCCTCCCCGTCCTGCTCCGTGATTGGGCTGGGCCTGGGCATGTTCGCGCCCGCCGCTTCCTGAGGCGGGTGGTGCCCGCCGCCCAGCGCCGCGGActcgggccgggccgggcagcGCAACTGCGCGGCTGCCCGCCCGCCTCACCCGGCAGCGCGGCCTCCGCTCCGGGGCGGGGGGCCGAGTGTGCGTGTGAGGGTCCGTGAGGTGACGGCCGGCGCCAGGCGGGGCGCGGCGGTGGGAACGTGGCCCTTCGAGCCGCCCGGAAAAGTCCGAGTAACTTCGGAGCTGGGGCGAGGCCGTGAGCGGGTGGGCAGCGGTGCGGGGCTGCAGCAGATGGCTGGGAGGGGAGAGCCTGCCTCCCGCCCAGCAGAACCTCCGGCCGAGCTGGGAACAGCCGGAACGCGCTTTCGGCGAACAGCTGCCGCTCACAGCGAACGTGGAGACGAGAACCCAAAATGTACCATCCGAAATTAGCCTGTTTGTCTCCGGCTGCAAGCATAGCGCTGGGTACAGTTACTCTTCTGTTATAGTTGTTATTCCTGGAATCTGTGTGCTAAATGGATTTGACTAATCTGAATAGTTTTATCCTTCTTTTCTGATGTCTTTATGCCATAGTGACACAGACGTGCACAAAGGGGGTGGCTTCTGTGTCGTTTGACAAAATCAGAACGTGCGAGTGGTCTGTGGCACAAAATAACTTTTATGGAGAGTGGGGAGAATATAGAGGAATTGATTGTAGCCTTATGAGTTCGTGGGATTGTTGGTAATGAGACAGAAAGGATTTTACACGTGATGAAACGTATAAAACCAGTGTCTCTCATTTCCATGTTAGTAACGTGCGCGTCAGGTATGCCATGAATGTTTCAGAATTGTTGGAGGTATTTTGTGCTATGGAATGGAACTTTGTTTAAATTAACAAAAGGAGGGGAGGCTtcttactgaaaacaaaaggcttACTGTCATAGCATGAGATTCCTGATGTTCTGTATTTGATAACAAACCTTTAAATCTCAAGTTTGTAATAGAATTCGAAGTGACTGCATTTTCAACGTGCATGTCaggtaaaagtgaaaaatggagGTAGTTAAACGAGAAGCTTGGTTTTAGATCATGTGGAAACGTGGTGTGTTATCTTACGTGATGTAATAATAGATTAGTTGTTTGTAACTGGTGAAATAACTCAAAAGAAATACGGTGAGTGTGTTTGTCACAACCAGTTCCAAAAGCAGTAGCTGCTCATGAGAAAAATTTCCCAGGCCATGAGTTACCAGTTTCATGTGCTGTATTATTCACATAGTAACAATAATAGCAGCTTATGAGCAACGTAACATTAAGGCATAGTAAGGCTGCTACTGATGAGTATTCCTCCTGATGAATAGTCTGTGTGTGAATTGTTAAAATATACCAGGGGAATTTGCCTTTGGCATATTGCATATAAAGATAATTCTGCTTTATGTGAtcattaaaagaataataacCAATTAGCTTTCTTTCACAGGAAGTTGGATGCTATTTTTGCATTAAGTAAATTCAGTCGGATTaatatttgttctgaaatgctttgcatGCACAAGAGCTGCGAGAAGTATCTTCAAAagacaaagcaacaaaaaaaatcagagttttCTGTTACTCTGGTCTATGTCAGATCAACTATTGCTGTATGATCTTGTGCACAGCGCTGTGAAGCTGCACGAGCAGGGTTTGCATCTTACGATGGTGACCCGTCGTTCAGGGGTGTCAAAAACCGTGGGCCAACGAAGGGTAAAAATTCTGACCGAGCCTGCGAAGAGTCGAGAGTATCTCTTGAGCGCCAAGATCCCTTGTAGAGGACAGGGGACACATCAGCTGGTGGGTCCTTAGATCTTCTGGCCTCTTCCTAGGCTGGCTTCCATTCTAGGTTTCAGATATGCCTTTGTGTACCCTTTTGGAGGTGATAGTGGTCTGTGTCTCTACCACCCCACTCTGTGGATAACCAGGGTTCCTTATCTCCAGATCTCCTGGGATCTTGATGAGCTGCTAACCTTATGCTGTTTACACAAGGCTTTTGAGAGCCCTGTTCCTATTCTATGTTCCTTTTGGCACCTTCACACTCAGGCACTCCCTTTCttaagggggctggagcacctccgtgtgaagaaaggctgagaaaatctggactgttcagcctggagaacagaagctgcgtggagacctcagagcagcttccagtgtctgaagggagcctatgaggatgctggagagggactcttcatcaggggctatagtgataggacaaaggggtaatgggtttaagcTTAAATAGGAGAggttcaggttaggtataaggaaaGTTCTTTCTCCAGTCACCCCAGTCTTAGCCTTTCTATTACAGTTCTCTACATTGGGTTTAGATGACTTGTTAAAAGTTAGTTAGAAAGTGGAAGGAGCACAAAGACAGCTGATTTTTTTGCAGGACTCTAAGTTACTTCTACTGTATTTTGTGCTTCTGATTTAAGCTTTTGTCATTATCAGCTTTTCAGGTTAAATTTGACCCTTTTTAAAGCATGGGAAAGACCTTAGTGGAGTTGTGGTCTGGAGCACTTTCTGTATGTTCACACATCACCACAGTTAACTTTCA
Encoded proteins:
- the CHP1 gene encoding calcineurin B homologous protein 1, which produces MGSRASTLLRDEEIEEIKKETGFSHSQITRLYSRFTSLDKGENGTLSREDFQRIPELAINPLGDRIINAFFPEGEDQVNFRGFMRTLAHFRPIEDNEKSKDQNGPEPLNSRSNKLHFAFRLYDLDKDDKISRDELLQVLRMMVGVNISDEQLGSIADRTIQEADQDGDSAISFAEFVKVLEKVDVEQKMSIRFLH